Proteins encoded by one window of Cyprinus carpio isolate SPL01 chromosome B6, ASM1834038v1, whole genome shotgun sequence:
- the ino80db gene encoding INO80 complex subunit D-B encodes MYEGKHIHYSEVDHKPLCSYSPKLCKQRRLNGYAFCIRHVLEDRTAPFRQCEYVAKYNSQRCTNPIPKAHDRKYCNSHLQVMGVLPKKERKKKQDTIESLALNITVPSLALKTHNGLELLPPSPPPSLACLLPSDPFAFCRGEKMIKSSGTFLKKPQESQALNHKQKEQDRSVDPAFPNHLRTTSLSSTLPRPCLLPPQTGRTTQTPKVPSSPRAEISQSPAVCSGSLFKTSLTLQDSRQGSIETASADNKIKLDFNHAFDKKVIPAASGTASSCDDIHRRLIKVHSVAMQQQAPCLQKFHRLMDQHRGRYQDLNPHLGFDWSEDSEEEDGDVGKLMSYQCQRLQEKHFEESASSSRAERLAGFCSYLRQKHTHLCREQRGFRRERRSQHALRKALLQAAREEPHHTAQLFQEQYKKTSTPSSTAVPLAGDDSGLCSAVVKGEDCRNSALPFTRHCFQHILQNRSQQLFSSCTARFADGAQCSIPVFDITHQTPLCDEHAKKMDNFLRGDISRRTYHHHQQIQRHRPLKKAKPPALTKKHKKKGKRGAPKRPQKPIPPAQPQGNLGMPSILCLPIQPSGIRSPLTPDLSADEFPDDITNDISDIPHDLELNQEDFSDVLSRLPDDLQDFDLFEGKNSELLPTSEEAEELVRVLQAMGSYPESLACLSGMAELGPVEAVDCRSMPVGVVDLLSGRLSAETLSSLELDPSLLPTSEDAFPPSPPSPQPPLTPPSSVGHLPDTYSQRQPHLLAKMDNSKADLSELPLGKDEDISHGSWGVLALPLNDSLQFHSLIASDGLLMSTALSTPMTPVPSAPCQPSSALSALPQTVPVTRSIPASSPSSPTSQTKHLLPQLFNHCGIPADLQPHHSTPAPPMDQA; translated from the exons AGAAGGAGCGAAAGAAGAAACAAGATACAATAGAGTCTTTGGCCCTCAACATTACCGTTCCATCCCTGGCTCTGAAGACCCACAACGGGCTTGAGCTTTTACCTCCATCCCCACCACCCTCCCTGGCTTGTCTCCTCCCCTCAGATCCATTCGCCTTTTGTAGGGGggaaaaaatgataaaatcaagTGGCACATTCCTAAAGAAGCCCCAAGAAAGCCAAGCTCTGAACCATAAGCAGAAAGAGCAAGATCGCAGTGTGGATCCAGCCTTCCCAAACCATCTCAGAACCACTTCTCTGTCTTCAACACTTCCACGTCCTTGCCTCCTTCCTCCACAGACTGGAAGAACCACACAAACACCCAAAGTTCCCTCCTCCCCTCGCGCAGAAATCTCACAATCCCCTGCTGTTTGTTCAGGTTCGTTATTCAAAACCTCATTAACTCTTCAGGACAGCCGTCAGGGCTCAATAGAAACGGCTTCAGCTGATAACAAGATTAAACTGGACTTTAATCATGCATTTGACAAAAAGGTTATCCCTGCAGCTTCAGGGACAGCATCAAGCTGTGATGACATACATAGACGTTTAATAAAAGTGCACTCAGTTGCCATGCAACAACAAGCTCCATGTTTGCAGAAGTTCCATAGATTGATGGACCAACATAGGGGGAGGTACCAAGACCTGAACCCACATTTAG GGTTTGACTGGTCAGAAGACAGTGAAGAGGAAGATGGAGACGTGGGGAAACTAATGTCATATCAGTGCCAGAGGCTACAAGAGAAGCACTTTGAGGAAAG TGCCAGCAGTTCCCGCGCTGAGCGTTTGGCAGGCTTCTGCTCATACCTGAGACAAAAACACACGCACCTTTGCAGAGAGCAGAGGGGCTTCAGGAGGGAGAGGAGATCCCAGCATGCCCTACGTAAAGCCCTGCTGCAGGCAGCAAGAGAGGAACCTCACCACACTGCACAGCTTTTTCAGGAACAATATAAAAAGACCTCCACACCCTCCAG CACTGCAGTACCATTGGCTGGAGATGACTCAGGGTTGTGTTCAGCTGTCGTGAAAGGTGAAGACTGCAGAAATTCAGCCTTACCGTTCACCAGGCACTGCTTTCAGC ATATCCTTCAGAACCGTTCTCAGCAGCTGTTCTCAAGCTGCACAGCTCGCTTTGCAGATGGAGCTCAGTGTTCCATCCCTGTCTTTGACATCACGCACCAGACGCCACTTTGTGATGAGCATGCCAAGAAAATG GACAATTTCCTTCGAGGTGATATCAGCCGGAGAACgtaccaccaccaccagcagatTCAGCGGCACAGACCACTGAAGAAAGCCAAGCCTCCAGCACTCACTAAGAAGCATaagaagaaaggaaagagagGAGCACCAAAGCGACCTCAGAAACCCATTCCTCCCGCGCAGCCTCAGGGTAACCTGGGAATGCCTTCCATCTTGTGCCTGCCCATTCAGCCCTCTGGCATAAG GAGCCCTTTAACTCCTGATTTAAGTGCAGATGAATTTCCAGATGACATCACCAATGACATCAGCGACATTCCACATGACCTGGAGTTGAATCAGGAGGATTTCTCAGATGTTCTTTCTCGACTCCCTGATGACCTGCAGGACTTTGATCTTTTTGAag GCAAGAATAGTGAGCTGTTGCCCACCTCTGAGGAAGCCGAAGAATTGGTTCGCGTTCTGCAGGCCATGGGCTCATACCCAGAATCCCTTGCATGTCTAAGCGGAATGGCTGAGCTTGGTCCCGTAGAAGCTGTTGATTGCCGAAGCATGCCGGTGGGAGTCGTGGATCTACTGAGTGGAAGGCTTTCTGCTGAGACTCTCTCCAGCCTGGAGCTGGACCCCAGTTTGCTCCCCACCTCCGAAGATGCTTTTCCCCCATCACCTCCATCACCACAGCCCCCTCTCACTCCTCCATCCTCTGTGGGGCATCTCCCAGACACATACTCACAGAGACAGCCTCATCTCCTAGCCAAGATGGATAACTCCAAAGCAGATCTGAGTGAACTGCCACTTGGAAAGGATGAGGACATCTCTCATGGCTCCTGGGGCGTTCTCGCCCTCCCCCTCAACGATTCCTTACAATTTCACAGCCTTATTGCCTCGGATGGCCTGCTGATGTCTACAGCCCTCTCAACGCCAATGACCCCCGTGCCCTCGGCCCCCTGTCAGCCCAGTTCGGCACTCTCCGCTTTGCCTCAGACTGTGCCCGTCACTCGCTCCATACCTGCATCCTCGCCCTCGTCACCAACATCCCAAACCAAGCACCTTCTACCCCAACTGTTTAATCACTGTGGGATCCCAGCAGACTTGCAGCCGCACCATAGTACACCGGCGCCACCTATGGACCAGGCCTGA